The Bacteroidota bacterium genome contains a region encoding:
- a CDS encoding LamG domain-containing protein produces the protein MLPTDNSGLLNALHSEGLPQITFVIGLVNGALQFSTWNQNIPGNWTNIVTPTNSVPAGQWTHLACTMSNGQVCLYVNGLLSSCHNGIPLQSNSATRFAALGINLGFSGQDDYPFSGRMDEVRIWNRVLTQAEIRHKMTERLAGTELGLVAYYRMDEGADNSCPGGQDVCDASTNNNHGIKF, from the coding sequence GTGCTACCTACAGATAATTCGGGGTTGCTGAATGCCCTCCATTCTGAGGGTCTTCCACAAATTACCTTTGTAATTGGACTTGTAAACGGAGCTCTCCAGTTTTCTACCTGGAATCAGAACATTCCCGGAAACTGGACGAATATCGTAACACCTACAAATTCAGTGCCTGCCGGACAGTGGACGCACCTGGCTTGCACCATGAGCAATGGCCAGGTGTGTCTTTATGTAAATGGGCTGTTAAGTAGCTGCCACAACGGCATCCCCCTGCAGAGCAACTCTGCCACCCGATTTGCTGCCTTGGGCATCAATTTAGGTTTTTCTGGCCAGGACGATTATCCTTTCTCGGGTAGGATGGATGAAGTCCGTATTTGGAATCGTGTGTTGACCCAGGCTGAAATTCGCCACAAGATGACCGAGCGGCTGGCGGGCACCGAGCTCGGTCTGGTAGCCTACTACCGCATGGATGAGGGCGCAGACAACAGCTGCCCCGGCGGCCAGGATGTATGCGATGCGAGTACTAATAATAACCATGGAATAAAATTTTAG
- a CDS encoding LamG domain-containing protein, with protein MKKTFLFIVCYLFAAAYGQGSGKALNFDGSGYIGVPSFSFDNRDFAVSMWATNGGVGSGQIENLWGSGYTGGNQDVEFVILDNGTPYMQVRDASFSIVAVSTTTRVDDGAWHHLVFMRQGNVFSMYVDGNLSGSATRALGDVDATGAQARIGDLSLLTGRRLTGRLDEVRVWSRALSQDEIRHKMTERLTGTEPGLVAYYRMDEGTDNTCPGGQDVCDASGNGNHGVKFY; from the coding sequence ATGAAAAAGACATTCCTATTTATTGTTTGCTATTTGTTCGCCGCTGCCTATGGCCAGGGAAGTGGCAAGGCCTTGAATTTTGACGGAAGTGGTTACATCGGGGTTCCCTCGTTTTCGTTCGACAACCGGGACTTTGCCGTATCCATGTGGGCCACAAATGGGGGTGTGGGTTCCGGTCAGATTGAGAATTTGTGGGGAAGTGGATACACTGGTGGTAATCAGGATGTGGAGTTCGTCATCCTGGACAATGGCACGCCATATATGCAAGTTCGGGATGCCAGTTTCTCTATCGTTGCCGTATCTACCACAACACGAGTAGACGATGGTGCGTGGCATCACTTGGTTTTCATGCGTCAGGGCAATGTGTTTTCAATGTATGTGGATGGCAATCTGTCTGGCAGCGCTACAAGGGCCCTTGGTGATGTGGATGCAACCGGAGCACAAGCTCGTATAGGCGATCTTTCGCTTCTTACTGGCAGAAGGCTGACAGGCAGGTTGGACGAGGTGCGTGTCTGGAGCCGCGCCCTTAGCCAAGATGAGATCCGCCACAAGATGACCGAACGCCTAACTGGCACTGAGCCCGGCCTGGTGGCCTACTACCGCATGGACGAGGGTACAGATAACACCTGCCCCGGCGGCCAGGATGTATGTGATGCCAGCGGGAATGGCAACCACGGTGTGAAATTTTATTGA